AAAAGCCCTCGTGGCTTTTTTCAACCTCGCCAAGTGCGAAGCAAAGCTTCGCACGACTCGCAAAATAACGACTTACGTCGATATTTTGCCATCGCATCCCTGCGATGTCGCAGCCCGTTGAGTTCTTCAACAGGCTGCTAAGCCCGGTTGCCGTTTCGCGGCCGCTTCTTCGTGGCGCACACGTCGACGACGCGTCCTGTATCCGACAGGGCCACATGGAAGCGGTCTTCCCCTTCGATGCGATGCACCGACAGATGGTACGCCTCGTCGGTCACGGCAAGATACGGCCGGGCGTCGGGTTTCGCCGGCTTGCGAATCTTGCCCCAGGAACCGTCCCCCAGGTAGACGATGCCGTTTTTGTTCGTGTGGCCGCCCAGGAGGGGATGCGTGCGCTTGAACGTGTGGTCATGGTGCTCGAATACCGCGTCCACGTTGTAGCGCTCGAACAGCGGCACCCAGTGCTCGCGGTTGCCAGTGCCGGTCCCTTTATCACCGCCGGGAATGATCAATCCGGGCGGGCGGAACGATGGGTAAGCCGGCACGTGATTGAACGCAAACACGGTCGGGCATTCTTCGCGTTCTTTCAACGTTTTGGCCAGCCAATCGGTCTGTGCGCCTTCGATCGGCGTGGTGTGGTTCGTATCGAGCAAGACGAGCGACATGTAGTCGCCGAAATCCAGGCACGCATAGCCGGTTTCGGGAAACAGCCCGTCAAAAATCGAATAGAAGAAGGGCGCCTCTTTGCGCGTCTTTTCGTAACCGCCATCGACTTCGTGATTGCCGATGCAGCCCAGCATCGGAATCAAACGGTCCTTGTCGCGTACGTCGCGCGAGTAGTTCTTGAGGAATTCGAGGAAGACGTTGGCGTCCTTGCCGTTTTCGTAGGCCAGGTCACCGCCGATGACGACGAACTGCGGAGCTTGGGCCGCCGCGAGCTTATTGGTTTGCACCGGGTGGGCGCCGATGCCGGCGTCGCCGCCCGATACGAAGTGGATCGTGTTCGTTGCCTTGGAGGGCATGGTGCGGAAACGCTGCTCCGCCGAATCGAGTCCCACACGGAACGTGTATTCGGTGTCGGGCGACAGGCCCTCGAGCTCGGTGCGGACGATCTTTTTGTCCGTCAGCGGATAGGGCTTGGTCACGCCAGCCCGCTTGCGCCACTCTTTGCTGCCGGCCGGCGCGTACCAGATCGGATGTTCGGCCGCTTGCCGCTCGTCGCCAATCCATTGAATCGTCATGGTGGTCGTCGGATCGCGCTGCCAGGTCAGGAAGAGCGCGGTCGGCTCGAAGGTGGGCTTCTCGGCGAATGCCGGGGCAGCCGTGACCTCATCGCCCCACAGGGTGCGAGCATATCCGCCGGCCAAGAGCAGCGACCCGGTCTGCAAAAAGCGGCGTCGATCGAATTGCGGCATGATTCAAACCTCGTGACAAGGGGCGTGACGTTTTCGGCGGCCCGTCGGTTTCACAAGACTATAAACCGAAGCGCCGGGGCGCGTCGAGGTGCTCTTCGTTGTGCCGGGCGGCCCTTCATGTAACTCTAACATGCCGGGGTGTGCGACATCCGCCCACTACTGGCCGGCGCCGCGCCCGCTGTCGCAGAGGGACCGATACATGGGCGCCTTTGCCCGTTGGCCCGTAGATTATATTGATGGCGGGCACCATCAATGGTCCGGGGAAAGCAATCTCCTTGAGCGAAGCAACGATCACCAGCGTTCGCAACCCCCGCGTGCAGGCAGCCGCGCAGCTGCGCGAGCGGCGTGAGCGCGCTCGCCGAGGCCGCATCCTGATTGATGGCGCGCGCGAAATTCGCCGGGCGCTCGAAGCAAACGTCAAGCTGCTCGAGGCGTTTTACTGCTTGCCGGAAGCCGCCGACGATGATGCGAGGCAAGTGCTCGCCTCGCTCGAAGCTGTTGGCGTTGCCGTGATTCCGGTCGCGGCGCACGTATTTGCGCGCGTGGCGTACGGTGAACGAGCGGCGGGCCTCGTCGCCGTGGCGGAAACACCGCGAGCCACGCTCGACGCGCTGCGGCTACCGGAAAATCCGCTTGTGGCGGTCGTCGAAGCTGCCGAAAAACCAGGTAACCTGGGGGCCGTGCTACGTAGCGCCGATGCCGCCGGGCTGTCGGCAGTGATCGCCGCCGACGGCGTCACCGATCTGTTCAATCCCAACACGATTCGCGCCAGCCTGGGCACCGTGTTTACGTTGCCGGTGGCGGCTGCTTCAGCCGAAGAAACGCTTGCCTACCTGCGCCGGCAGCGGCTGCAAATCGTTGCGGCGCGCGTCGACGCGGCGAGCGATTACACCGACGTGGATTACACACGTCCGACGGCGATCGTCTTGGGGAGTGAAGCGGTCGGACTCACCGATCGCTGGCGCAGCGCCGACGTAACTGCTGTGCGTTTGCCAATGCGCGGAGCGGCCGACAGCTTGAACCTGTCGGCCACGGCCGCCGTTTTGTTTTACGAAGCCTTGCGGCAGCGGCGATAAGCCGACGCAAGTGCCATCAACGTTCCACCAGCCAGGCAAAGTGCCAACGAACCGGGCTCGGGCAGCGTGATTGTCATATTCCCGCCACCGTTGATCATTGAGCCATCGTACTGAGGCAGAGACGAGAAAGGCGCGCCCGAGGGCGGGTAGTCTGTCGTATTCAATTGGTCCAGCGGGATTTGCGTGTCGCTGGTGAAGAACTTTACGTCGGACAACGAGATTCCCTGCTGCCCTGCCGTGAGCGTTAGCTGCGGGACGGGAGCATGGTAGGGAAGTTCGAACCACTCTCCGACCGTTGGCCCGCCACTCACAAACGCGTTCAGGTGGACGATCAGGTAGTGGAATGCTCCACCGGGGCTTGTTGGCGGCGAAGGTTGGAAACCTATCGCCGGCAGTTGAACGAGTGGCGAACCCGACGAATCAGCGTAATACTGACTCGACGGCATATCGGAAAGCCAATTCGCACTGTCAACCGCACCCAGGTCGAGTCCGACATGCACCGAACCAGAGCCGGTTGCCAAGGGATCGCCCAGATAGGTCTCGTTGGTGTGCGTACCGTCGTAAGGGACTAGCCAGTTACTATCGCCCGGACTGCCCCCTCCGGCCAGATCCGACGGGTTGTCGAATGGATCGCTCGCCGGATCACCGGCGCTCATGCTGGGTAATTGTCCGGTGAGATCACCTGGGAACTGCTCCACCCATTGGCCAACGTTGGGAAGTGAAGGAAGCGGTATATCGGCAGCGTACATCCCGTCGTCGGGCAATTCGGGCCCGAGTGGATACGCGTAGGAAAGCGAAGCGCTGAATGCCACGAGCAGCATGGCGAGAAAAATGCGGCCGGCGAGACGAATGACACCGGCGAATCGGAAGTTCTTGCCCCGGACAAACGCACGATCGGTCTTCATTAGCGTCTCCTTCAGCGGCAGCGAGGAATCAGCCAACGTACGCGAGCGTCTTTCGCCTTTAATGTTCCCTTTCGGGCGTCCCTCCGAATCGATCTGGCTCTGCGGACGCCCCCCATTCTATAGGGACAAAATGTCGGGTCAACAAAATTCTTGAATTTCTCTTTCTCAGGAACTCTGCAAACTCTCTGCGATTTTGTGCTCAATGACGGCAGCGACATGTCACTCGCTACTCGTCGGTCACGCATCCTTCACTCGCGCTTTTCACATTCTTTATGTACTTATAAAGCGTGCCGCGCGTGGCCTTGTAGGCGGGGGCTTTCCAGGCCGCGCGCCGGGCGGCCAGCTCCTTTTCGTCGAGATCGACGGTGATCGCGTTATTCTCGGCGTCGAGCGTGATCCGGTCGCCGTTGCGCAACAGACCGATCGGGCCGCCCACCTGCGCCTCGGGCGTGACGTGACCGACGATGAAGCCGTGCGATCCGCCGGAGAAGCGGCCGTCGGTAATCAGCGCCACGTCCTTCCCCAGCCCGGCTCCCATGATGGCCGACGTGGGAGTCAACATTTCCGGCATGCCCGGCCCTCCCTTGGGACCTTCGAAGCGGATCACAATGACGTCCCCCTTGTTGATTTCTTTCCGCTCCAGGGCGTGCAACATGTCTTCTTCGCCGTCGTAGACCTTGGCGGGGCCGGTGAATCTCTGCCCCTCCTTGCCAGTGATCTTGGCGACCGCGCCGTCAGGCGCGAGGTTGCCGCGCAGAATCTGGATGTGACCGGTTTTCTTGATTGGTTTCTCTAGAGTCTGCACGATCTCCTGGCCTGATTTCAAGCCTGGCAGTTGGCTGAGATTCTCGCCCAATGTTTTTCCCGTGACGGTCATGCAGTCGCCGTCCATCAGCCCCTTCTCGAGCAAGTACTTCATGACCGCCGGGGTGCCACCGACGGCGTGCAGATCTTCCTGCACGAAGCGGCCGCTCGGCTTGAGGTCGGCAATGTACGGCACGCGATTGCTGACGTTCTGGAAATCATCGATCGACAGCGGAACGTCCACGGCCCGCGCCATGGCGATCAGGTG
The sequence above is drawn from the Pirellulales bacterium genome and encodes:
- a CDS encoding metallophosphoesterase family protein; translation: MPQFDRRRFLQTGSLLLAGGYARTLWGDEVTAAPAFAEKPTFEPTALFLTWQRDPTTTMTIQWIGDERQAAEHPIWYAPAGSKEWRKRAGVTKPYPLTDKKIVRTELEGLSPDTEYTFRVGLDSAEQRFRTMPSKATNTIHFVSGGDAGIGAHPVQTNKLAAAQAPQFVVIGGDLAYENGKDANVFLEFLKNYSRDVRDKDRLIPMLGCIGNHEVDGGYEKTRKEAPFFYSIFDGLFPETGYACLDFGDYMSLVLLDTNHTTPIEGAQTDWLAKTLKEREECPTVFAFNHVPAYPSFRPPGLIIPGGDKGTGTGNREHWVPLFERYNVDAVFEHHDHTFKRTHPLLGGHTNKNGIVYLGDGSWGKIRKPAKPDARPYLAVTDEAYHLSVHRIEGEDRFHVALSDTGRVVDVCATKKRPRNGNRA
- a CDS encoding RNA methyltransferase, with product MSEATITSVRNPRVQAAAQLRERRERARRGRILIDGAREIRRALEANVKLLEAFYCLPEAADDDARQVLASLEAVGVAVIPVAAHVFARVAYGERAAGLVAVAETPRATLDALRLPENPLVAVVEAAEKPGNLGAVLRSADAAGLSAVIAADGVTDLFNPNTIRASLGTVFTLPVAAASAEETLAYLRRQRLQIVAARVDAASDYTDVDYTRPTAIVLGSEAVGLTDRWRSADVTAVRLPMRGAADSLNLSATAAVLFYEALRQRR
- the ilvD gene encoding dihydroxy-acid dehydratase — encoded protein: MTRPLNKFSSRITQPRSQGASQAMLYGTGMTEADMQKAQVGIASVWYEGNTCNMHLNQLAARVKEGVVAAGLVGMRFNTIGVSDGISMGTEGMSYSLQSRDLIADSIETVMGAQWYDALITLPGCDKNMPGCLMAMGRVNRPALMVYGGTIRAGHWHNEALDIVSAFQCYGQYLSGSIDDANRQQIVRHACPGAGACGGMYTANTMASAIEALGMSLPYSSSIPAEDPAKLDECFRAGAAARLLLERDLKPRDIMTRKAFENAMVVVMALGGSTNAVLHLIAMARAVDVPLSIDDFQNVSNRVPYIADLKPSGRFVQEDLHAVGGTPAVMKYLLEKGLMDGDCMTVTGKTLGENLSQLPGLKSGQEIVQTLEKPIKKTGHIQILRGNLAPDGAVAKITGKEGQRFTGPAKVYDGEEDMLHALERKEINKGDVIVIRFEGPKGGPGMPEMLTPTSAIMGAGLGKDVALITDGRFSGGSHGFIVGHVTPEAQVGGPIGLLRNGDRITLDAENNAITVDLDEKELAARRAAWKAPAYKATRGTLYKYIKNVKSASEGCVTDE